The following are encoded in a window of Spirochaeta cellobiosiphila DSM 17781 genomic DNA:
- a CDS encoding tetratricopeptide repeat protein yields the protein MEKLVLSLLVCVLFVSCGPVKTGWDVLIGNYDFNRGKYQEAILKYNDAMDDGDLAPWISYNLGNVYFALGEGETSLDLWNTVDSDNEIQLQFVAHFNKGVYLYETGLYQKAYEEFRAALVLNPSDLGTKRNLELSLDKSQVNKNMGSGSSSGQSQSFEGGDTHPMMDFLKQLEITDWSENEKGDVKWDENVQDW from the coding sequence ATGGAAAAACTTGTTTTAAGTCTGTTGGTTTGTGTCCTCTTTGTGAGCTGTGGTCCAGTAAAAACTGGTTGGGATGTCCTTATTGGTAATTATGACTTTAATCGGGGTAAGTACCAAGAAGCGATTCTCAAATACAATGATGCTATGGACGATGGAGATTTGGCTCCCTGGATATCCTATAATCTTGGAAATGTTTATTTTGCTCTAGGGGAAGGAGAGACCTCTTTGGATCTTTGGAACACTGTGGATAGTGATAATGAAATACAGTTACAATTTGTCGCTCATTTTAATAAGGGTGTTTATTTGTATGAGACAGGATTATATCAAAAGGCCTACGAGGAATTTCGTGCTGCTCTCGTACTTAATCCCTCTGATTTAGGGACAAAAAGGAATTTGGAATTGAGTCTTGATAAATCACAGGTAAACAAAAATATGGGAAGCGGAAGTAGTTCTGGACAGTCTCAATCCTTTGAAGGAGGAGATACCCATCCTATGATGGATTTTCTAAAACAGTTAGAAATAACCGATTGGTCTGAAAATGAGAAGGGGGATGTTAAATGGGACGAAAACGTTCAGGATTGGTAA
- a CDS encoding endonuclease/exonuclease/phosphatase family protein, which translates to MVRYKLIIVFTFLIFICSCSPSYEGSVVILTWNVNNLFDDRLNHTEYSEYVPGSGWNTSTMLAKVRSLQTALATLDGSIDVLCLQEVETDIVTNLLRCSSLQGYPYQVFFKNHDQAVGLAVISRFPIIKQNQCQIIHPKQALRSIQKVRIALSSEDELLIYNNHWKSALGHIQDNKTYRLLSADLLLEDSRQEKEATIVIAVGDLNEDSSGAAYQLLESGNFFEEPPGRLGIGSYYYHKEWEWIDHIFVSKQFNRKTEIVEYRIVNEQPFSDWRGYPSPSDHFPVLIKINAGLQK; encoded by the coding sequence GTGGTTCGATATAAATTAATAATTGTTTTTACTTTTCTTATCTTCATATGTAGTTGCTCCCCTTCTTATGAGGGGAGTGTTGTTATACTCACATGGAATGTTAACAATCTATTCGATGACAGACTAAACCATACTGAATATTCAGAGTATGTTCCCGGATCGGGATGGAATACTTCTACTATGTTAGCTAAAGTTCGCTCCTTGCAAACTGCCTTAGCTACTTTAGATGGTTCTATTGATGTCTTATGTCTTCAAGAGGTCGAAACAGATATAGTAACAAATCTTCTTCGATGTTCTTCTCTGCAAGGTTATCCTTATCAAGTTTTTTTTAAGAATCATGATCAAGCCGTCGGATTGGCTGTAATTAGTCGTTTTCCTATTATAAAGCAGAATCAATGTCAAATCATACATCCAAAACAGGCCCTTCGTTCCATACAGAAAGTTAGAATAGCCTTGTCATCGGAAGATGAATTACTTATTTACAATAACCATTGGAAAAGTGCCTTAGGCCATATTCAGGACAATAAAACCTATCGTTTACTATCTGCAGATTTATTATTAGAAGACAGTAGGCAGGAAAAGGAAGCAACTATTGTCATTGCTGTGGGAGATCTTAATGAAGATAGTTCTGGTGCCGCATATCAGTTATTAGAATCGGGAAACTTCTTTGAAGAACCTCCTGGACGTCTTGGAATTGGTAGTTACTACTACCATAAGGAATGGGAATGGATTGATCATATATTTGTTTCAAAACAGTTCAATAGGAAGACTGAGATCGTAGAATATCGCATTGTGAATGAACAACCTTTTAGTGATTGGAGGGGATATCCCTCTCCTAGTGATCATTTTCCTGTATTAATCAAAATAAACGCTGGCTTGCAGAAATAG
- a CDS encoding ATP-dependent Clp protease proteolytic subunit has product MRFEEEKDTQKKDQENKDNVMDKMLKTRTILLSGEVNKELAEKVIRQLLLLEADGDDPIKVFIDSPGGDVDAGYAIFDMIRFVKPEVYTVGMGLVASAGALILLAAPAERRLGLPNSHYLIHQPLSGIRGVATEIEIHAKELEKLRAKLNKLISDETGKPLEQVEVDTDRDFWMSADEAKEYNLINKIVTNRKDFDF; this is encoded by the coding sequence ATGAGATTTGAAGAAGAAAAAGATACGCAAAAAAAGGATCAGGAAAATAAAGATAATGTGATGGATAAAATGCTTAAAACAAGAACCATCCTACTATCTGGAGAGGTTAACAAAGAACTGGCTGAGAAAGTTATCCGTCAACTATTATTGCTGGAAGCAGATGGGGATGATCCCATTAAGGTATTTATTGATTCTCCTGGAGGAGATGTTGATGCTGGTTATGCGATCTTTGATATGATCAGATTTGTAAAACCAGAAGTCTATACAGTCGGAATGGGATTGGTAGCTAGTGCAGGTGCTTTGATCTTATTAGCCGCTCCCGCTGAAAGACGTTTAGGCCTTCCTAATAGTCATTACTTAATTCACCAACCATTGAGTGGTATTAGGGGGGTGGCTACAGAAATTGAAATCCATGCTAAGGAACTGGAAAAACTAAGAGCTAAATTGAATAAGCTCATATCAGATGAAACAGGCAAACCATTAGAACAAGTAGAAGTTGATACAGACAGAGACTTCTGGATGAGTGCTGATGAAGCCAAAGAATACAATTTGATTAATAAGATCGTTACAAATCGTAAGGATTTTGATTTCTAA
- a CDS encoding BatD family protein — protein MGRKRSGLVIFALLMLGPCLWSIDFDYNFNETTLVVGERLKLELTIPHDKASDIIADEPPTPDGLRLYYGPDMRPRTRTDEKGELEKYVLIVYEYRTTKKGVINLGTFHFHLREGGEEFSTTPEEFILLDRDERNLSYPIDAQWVLPDGRYYENQSIPVTLEVTGAGQMAFPTKIDVSSPTGAVFQDISAYSGIQTIRHKRGQAYNIPAATYMLNPTRSGQILLDRARVDILGVRRTTDRVVLNILPLPSQVANTRAIGRFEQEYELATPEISEGGEILLTIAIKGTGNLYGLLPPTIDTDLTSLGVEDSIQVNPSSEGYKGIRTFHYRFLGDSTGQHHLQIPAYSVLNPQTGRVYNLASHNLVVDVTHADIEESKEVPDYSLIAKEELSNFQESKLYANPFQHLWILPGIFCFVLLAFTKKRGKSVMTLAIIFLISAGIPKDFPDSSDAYNAWMDGDYEMASVLFSTYADQTQNAAFYYNAGVSYLKENKVGEGLYALRKAIRIKPMNLIFRDTLKDWEDYFNYPKSVNPAFMIHGNVFYFVLILSINLVLIFAGLFVRYKKGSQFFVAILFAMTLVVSGTGLIYTLWYNSLSQGIVMEADSPIVKVPSDKASEWMTLVEGTSFQIKGLSNNYYLIRTSYGLEGWILKDRIRILS, from the coding sequence ATGGGACGAAAACGTTCAGGATTGGTAATATTTGCTCTTCTTATGTTAGGCCCTTGTTTATGGTCTATAGATTTTGATTATAATTTTAATGAAACAACCTTGGTCGTTGGTGAGCGTCTAAAGCTAGAGCTGACAATCCCCCATGACAAGGCTTCTGATATCATTGCTGATGAACCACCCACTCCAGACGGGCTTAGGTTGTACTATGGTCCTGACATGCGTCCTCGTACTAGGACTGATGAAAAAGGCGAGTTGGAAAAGTATGTTCTCATTGTTTATGAATACAGAACTACTAAGAAAGGTGTTATAAATTTAGGTACTTTTCATTTCCATTTACGTGAAGGGGGTGAGGAATTTTCAACAACCCCAGAAGAGTTTATTTTGTTGGATAGGGACGAACGGAATTTATCTTATCCTATTGATGCTCAATGGGTATTGCCTGATGGGCGATATTACGAGAATCAATCCATTCCTGTTACACTGGAAGTGACCGGTGCCGGCCAAATGGCTTTTCCCACCAAAATCGATGTAAGTTCTCCTACAGGTGCTGTCTTTCAGGATATATCAGCATACAGTGGTATCCAGACTATTCGTCATAAACGGGGACAGGCCTATAACATTCCTGCTGCCACTTACATGCTTAATCCTACTCGGTCTGGGCAAATACTATTAGACAGAGCCCGTGTTGATATCTTAGGAGTGAGACGAACAACCGATAGGGTTGTATTGAATATTCTTCCTCTCCCCAGTCAAGTAGCCAATACCAGAGCCATTGGGCGTTTTGAACAAGAGTATGAATTAGCAACACCAGAAATATCAGAGGGTGGGGAAATCCTTCTTACCATAGCTATCAAAGGGACTGGAAATCTGTATGGTCTGCTTCCTCCTACTATCGATACGGATCTAACCTCTCTTGGGGTAGAAGATTCCATTCAGGTAAATCCAAGTAGTGAGGGCTATAAGGGTATAAGAACCTTTCATTACCGATTCTTGGGAGATTCTACTGGACAACATCATTTACAGATACCTGCTTATTCCGTATTGAATCCACAAACAGGAAGAGTTTATAATTTAGCATCCCATAATCTAGTTGTTGATGTTACTCATGCTGATATAGAAGAATCTAAGGAAGTTCCAGATTATTCATTGATTGCTAAAGAAGAGTTGTCGAATTTTCAAGAATCAAAATTATATGCAAATCCTTTCCAGCATTTATGGATTTTACCGGGTATATTTTGTTTTGTTTTATTGGCTTTTACCAAAAAAAGGGGAAAATCTGTCATGACCCTTGCTATTATCTTCTTGATATCGGCAGGTATTCCTAAGGACTTTCCTGATTCCAGTGATGCCTACAATGCCTGGATGGATGGGGATTATGAAATGGCTTCAGTCCTATTTTCTACTTATGCTGATCAAACTCAGAATGCTGCTTTCTACTACAATGCGGGTGTATCCTACTTAAAAGAGAATAAAGTAGGAGAGGGGCTTTATGCTCTAAGAAAAGCAATCCGTATTAAGCCTATGAATCTTATATTCCGAGATACTCTCAAAGACTGGGAAGATTATTTTAATTATCCGAAGTCTGTTAATCCTGCTTTTATGATACATGGCAATGTCTTCTATTTTGTTCTTATTTTATCTATTAACTTAGTCTTGATATTTGCCGGTTTATTTGTGCGGTACAAAAAAGGGAGTCAATTTTTTGTAGCTATATTATTTGCAATGACTTTAGTTGTTAGTGGAACAGGTTTGATCTACACTTTGTGGTATAACAGTTTATCTCAGGGGATTGTGATGGAAGCTGATAGTCCTATAGTGAAAGTTCCCAGTGATAAAGCAAGCGAATGGATGACTTTAGTGGAAGGAACAAGTTTTCAGATAAAAGGGCTTTCTAATAATTATTACCTTATTAGAACATCCTATGGGCTTGAAGGTTGGATATTAAAGGATAGAATTAGGATCTTGTCATGA
- a CDS encoding phosphoribosylaminoimidazolesuccinocarboxamide synthase, with protein MDSSKTILDKTFTGYQPEDFVDPKVLYQGKVRDVIDLGSELILSVSDRVSAYDCILGTIPLKGQILNQMALYWFEQTKDILQNHLIESLSPRAVRVKKCEVLPVEIIVRSYLTGSAWRDYTKGKAVSGIKIPEGFKADQKFDKPIITPSTKAEQGFHDEPISREEIISRGLVSESLWQDIEQKALALFQRGTELAAKQGLILVDTKYEMGLYNGELILVDEIHTPDSSRYWFADTYESLFEKGESQRKLDKEYLRKWLADQGFMGDGNPPVIPDDVRLEVTNRYKEAFELLTGKEFYPEQDDIEVELSKIKSYL; from the coding sequence ATGGACTCAAGTAAAACCATTCTTGATAAAACTTTCACCGGATATCAACCTGAGGATTTTGTAGATCCCAAGGTTCTTTATCAGGGGAAGGTAAGAGATGTGATAGACCTCGGTTCAGAACTGATTTTATCAGTTAGTGACCGAGTGTCCGCCTATGATTGTATTCTGGGTACTATACCTCTAAAAGGACAGATACTAAATCAAATGGCTCTATACTGGTTTGAACAAACCAAGGATATTCTACAGAATCATTTGATAGAATCTCTTAGTCCTCGTGCGGTGAGGGTTAAGAAATGTGAGGTTCTTCCTGTAGAAATCATTGTCAGATCCTATTTAACAGGATCTGCATGGAGAGATTATACGAAGGGTAAGGCTGTCTCAGGTATTAAGATACCAGAAGGATTCAAGGCTGATCAAAAGTTTGACAAACCGATTATTACTCCTTCCACAAAAGCAGAGCAAGGATTCCACGATGAGCCTATAAGTCGTGAGGAGATTATATCCCGGGGCTTGGTGTCAGAAAGCCTATGGCAGGATATAGAACAAAAAGCTTTGGCTTTGTTTCAACGAGGGACTGAACTGGCAGCAAAACAAGGTTTGATTCTTGTCGATACGAAGTATGAAATGGGATTGTATAATGGGGAATTGATTCTGGTAGACGAGATTCACACTCCTGATTCTAGTCGCTATTGGTTTGCCGATACTTATGAGTCATTGTTTGAGAAAGGTGAGAGCCAGAGAAAGCTTGATAAAGAATATCTACGTAAGTGGTTAGCTGATCAGGGTTTTATGGGCGACGGGAATCCTCCCGTCATTCCTGATGATGTTCGTTTGGAAGTGACTAATCGTTATAAAGAAGCTTTTGAACTACTGACAGGAAAAGAATTTTATCCGGAACAAGATGATATTGAAGTGGAGTTAAGTAAAATCAAGTCTTACCTTTAG
- a CDS encoding VWA domain-containing protein: MLIFERPLALFLFIAYFIAIYLRYLWPHRGGRLIYPFHPWKGHITLSKNIFMSGTKLIIDLCFWIGMASLIVTLAGPVKTDREKVYLSQGVDIMIVLDESPSMAGKDFPPVNRFEAARQTIREFLLTRENDSFGLVSFGKNAALRIPPTRDYDLFKERLNSLQIMDLGDGSALGMGIALAALHLENTSGSNKVIILLTDGANNAGIIQPETAAEIAGRSGVRIYTIGIGTEGEIPIEFTNPKTGTLISAYSREGYDEDLLKKLANITGGEYFKAASPGTLNAIFKAIDSVETIQKRVKTKVHRETLHRQFLITALLLLGLYQLGSLIVLKEIL; this comes from the coding sequence ATGCTCATTTTTGAACGACCACTGGCTCTCTTTCTTTTTATTGCTTATTTCATTGCCATTTATCTAAGGTATCTATGGCCCCATAGGGGGGGACGCTTGATATATCCCTTCCATCCTTGGAAAGGACATATTACCTTATCAAAAAATATTTTTATGTCTGGAACAAAATTAATCATTGATCTGTGTTTTTGGATAGGTATGGCTTCTTTAATTGTGACTTTGGCTGGTCCTGTTAAAACAGATCGTGAAAAGGTATATCTCTCCCAAGGTGTTGATATCATGATTGTTCTTGATGAAAGCCCCAGTATGGCCGGAAAAGATTTTCCTCCTGTTAATCGTTTTGAAGCAGCAAGGCAGACTATAAGAGAGTTCTTGTTAACAAGAGAAAATGATTCCTTTGGGCTTGTGAGTTTTGGTAAGAATGCTGCTTTACGTATACCTCCCACAAGGGATTATGATTTGTTTAAAGAGAGATTAAATAGCTTGCAAATCATGGATCTAGGTGATGGTTCTGCTCTTGGTATGGGCATTGCACTCGCGGCACTACACCTGGAAAATACTTCTGGTTCAAATAAGGTTATCATTTTATTAACAGATGGAGCTAATAATGCGGGTATTATTCAACCGGAAACGGCTGCTGAGATCGCAGGTCGATCGGGAGTTAGAATATATACCATTGGTATTGGCACAGAAGGGGAAATCCCTATTGAGTTTACTAATCCCAAAACAGGGACTCTGATAAGCGCCTATAGCCGTGAAGGTTACGATGAGGACTTACTGAAAAAGCTTGCCAATATTACTGGCGGAGAATACTTTAAGGCTGCCTCCCCTGGAACCCTAAACGCTATCTTTAAAGCCATTGATTCTGTGGAAACCATACAAAAACGAGTTAAAACTAAGGTTCATAGAGAGACTCTTCATAGGCAGTTTTTAATTACTGCCTTACTACTTCTTGGACTTTACCAGCTAGGCTCCTTAATAGTTCTCAAGGAGATTCTATGA
- a CDS encoding vWA domain-containing protein has protein sequence MIFIYPESLWYLFIIPVLILLFVVNYYFGKKSLIQLMGMWRSPSYGELYFIKKSLRALTFTLGLVFIILGLAEHPMGQQTIEEERQGVEIAFVVDLSRSMLVEDVGSSRLDKSRQLIQGIMNQFPDYEYSLTGFKGTGSLFIPMTEDKSIFSSLLGQLSTDLITTPGTNIEEGLEKGIQSFPAGRDTYRGLVLFSDGEELSGKLTRVVKDIKAKGVEVFVVGIGSQEGGYVPDDSGDYVTDRTGDRVKSMLVSSNLISLARDAEGEYVSGKDIVVSQELSKALNLEDSVQVAKGVRLVQRSSYPLYVSLSLLCFLLFLLTGVIRWKNLF, from the coding sequence ATGATTTTTATCTATCCTGAAAGTCTATGGTATCTATTCATTATTCCTGTATTGATCCTACTTTTTGTTGTTAATTACTACTTTGGTAAGAAGTCTTTAATACAACTGATGGGGATGTGGCGTTCTCCCTCCTATGGAGAGTTGTATTTTATCAAAAAATCTCTGCGTGCCTTAACTTTTACTTTAGGTCTTGTTTTTATCATTTTAGGGTTAGCTGAACATCCTATGGGGCAACAAACAATAGAAGAAGAACGGCAAGGTGTGGAAATTGCTTTTGTTGTAGACTTATCAAGATCCATGCTGGTGGAAGATGTTGGCTCTTCCCGTTTAGATAAGAGTCGTCAATTGATTCAGGGGATCATGAACCAGTTTCCTGATTATGAATATAGTCTGACTGGATTTAAGGGGACAGGGTCCTTATTTATTCCTATGACAGAGGACAAATCCATTTTTAGTAGTCTCTTGGGGCAGCTATCAACGGATCTGATTACCACACCTGGTACAAATATTGAAGAGGGATTAGAAAAGGGTATCCAGTCATTTCCTGCCGGTCGTGATACTTATCGTGGCTTAGTCCTTTTTTCTGATGGAGAAGAGTTGTCAGGTAAATTAACGAGAGTTGTTAAAGATATTAAAGCCAAAGGGGTAGAAGTATTTGTTGTAGGAATTGGATCCCAAGAGGGCGGATATGTTCCGGATGACAGTGGTGATTATGTTACGGATAGAACTGGTGATCGTGTTAAAAGTATGCTAGTGAGTTCCAATTTAATATCTCTCGCCAGGGATGCTGAGGGAGAATATGTATCCGGTAAAGATATTGTCGTTTCTCAGGAATTAAGTAAGGCTCTAAACTTGGAAGATTCTGTTCAAGTAGCCAAAGGGGTTAGATTAGTCCAACGTTCCAGTTATCCCCTCTATGTCAGCCTAAGTCTACTTTGCTTTTTATTATTCTTACTAACAGGAGTGATTCGATGGAAAAACTTGTTTTAA
- the argJ gene encoding bifunctional glutamate N-acetyltransferase/amino-acid acetyltransferase ArgJ: MKLYQSTDDYWNDLGERSQLPEGFQTAVTQLKFIPKEMVTNEPLPMNLNLILLDEASTGFAAVFTQNAFPGYPVIIGRRRLKESTAIRGILINNKIANVLCAEGEEKANTLCREIAQLTGASEEQFFPSSTGIIGWELPCDDIKRALPSLVKSLSRKDARSLAKGIMTTDSYPKVRSLCYGNCRITAVAKGAGMIEPNMATMLCFIMTDANHSKEELQQCLQDAVGDSFNSISVDSDQSTSDSVIILSSQKKKSNLQDFKECLNRLCKDLAQDIVRNGEGTSHVIELTVQEASHFDMAKALGKNVINSPLVKTAIYGNDPNVGRIVSSLGDCAGNAGFLLDAQKLTIKIGDITVYSQGSFQLTPDKEKALNQYLRDCSYDEHSLGYPQHDKKVEILVKLGLGIHTATVTGSDLSHQYINENADYRS; this comes from the coding sequence ATGAAACTCTATCAATCAACAGACGACTATTGGAATGACCTAGGAGAACGAAGTCAGCTTCCTGAGGGTTTTCAAACTGCTGTTACCCAGTTGAAGTTCATTCCTAAAGAAATGGTAACTAATGAACCCTTACCTATGAATCTTAACTTGATTCTATTAGATGAAGCCAGTACTGGATTTGCTGCTGTCTTTACTCAGAATGCCTTTCCTGGCTATCCCGTAATCATTGGGCGCAGACGCTTAAAAGAATCCACTGCTATACGGGGAATATTAATTAATAATAAAATTGCTAATGTTCTCTGTGCAGAAGGAGAGGAAAAGGCAAATACCTTATGCCGGGAGATAGCGCAATTAACAGGAGCTTCTGAAGAACAGTTCTTTCCTTCTTCAACAGGAATCATTGGCTGGGAACTCCCGTGCGATGACATTAAAAGGGCTCTTCCTTCTTTAGTAAAATCATTATCCAGGAAGGATGCTCGCTCTTTAGCGAAAGGTATTATGACTACTGATAGTTATCCCAAGGTTAGAAGTCTTTGTTATGGGAACTGTCGAATTACTGCTGTTGCCAAAGGTGCAGGTATGATTGAACCAAACATGGCTACTATGCTTTGTTTTATCATGACTGACGCTAATCATAGCAAAGAAGAATTACAGCAATGTCTACAGGACGCTGTAGGGGATAGTTTTAATTCTATTAGTGTAGATTCTGATCAGAGCACGAGTGATTCTGTGATAATCCTGTCATCTCAAAAGAAAAAAAGTAACCTTCAGGATTTTAAAGAGTGTTTAAATCGGCTATGCAAGGATTTGGCGCAAGATATTGTACGTAATGGTGAAGGGACTTCTCATGTGATAGAGTTAACCGTACAGGAAGCTTCCCACTTTGATATGGCAAAAGCCTTAGGAAAGAATGTTATTAATTCTCCTTTAGTTAAGACAGCTATTTATGGTAATGATCCGAATGTGGGGCGTATTGTGTCTTCCTTAGGTGATTGTGCTGGTAATGCCGGATTCCTTTTAGATGCTCAAAAGCTGACAATTAAAATTGGTGATATAACTGTGTATTCCCAGGGGAGTTTTCAGTTGACCCCGGACAAAGAAAAAGCTTTGAATCAGTATCTTAGGGATTGCTCGTATGATGAGCATTCTTTGGGTTATCCCCAGCATGATAAAAAGGTAGAAATATTGGTAAAATTGGGATTGGGTATCCACACAGCAACCGTGACCGGATCTGATTTAAGCCATCAATATATAAATGAAAATGCCGATTATCGGTCCTAA
- a CDS encoding DUF58 domain-containing protein produces the protein MEIDSQSILQRVKNLELTSRKLVDSLFAGNYRSVFKGPGLEFNEVRGYVPGDDVRFLDWNVSSRMGSPYTKTYREEREMVLNLVLDLSASLNSGSGKQSRRDVSALIFSLLSYSAVANNDRVGAIFFSDKVESWVPPLKGKKHISRLIQECLSMSSSGKGTDLALALRTSIETMKRRGIVVIISDFKTTGYWRELTLLARKHDVIAIRITDPIEEDFPPVGAVSLVDPESGHSLFSWGRNRKFCKEYHDYWALNTINWQRECRKRRVDTMILSTADDPAQKLIQFFEHRRSK, from the coding sequence ATGGAAATAGATAGTCAAAGCATCCTTCAAAGAGTAAAAAATCTTGAATTGACTTCCCGTAAATTAGTGGATAGTCTTTTTGCTGGTAACTACCGTTCAGTTTTCAAGGGACCAGGATTGGAGTTCAATGAAGTTCGAGGCTATGTTCCAGGAGATGATGTTAGGTTCCTGGATTGGAATGTGTCCAGTAGAATGGGGAGTCCTTATACTAAGACGTATCGCGAAGAACGGGAGATGGTTCTTAACCTTGTACTAGATTTGTCTGCCAGTCTTAATTCCGGTTCCGGGAAACAAAGTAGAAGGGATGTGTCTGCTTTAATCTTTAGTTTGTTATCATATTCGGCTGTTGCCAACAATGACCGTGTTGGGGCTATTTTCTTTTCTGATAAAGTAGAAAGCTGGGTTCCTCCTTTAAAAGGGAAAAAACACATTAGCCGATTGATACAGGAATGTTTGTCCATGTCTTCCTCTGGTAAAGGAACAGATCTTGCTTTAGCCTTGCGAACTAGTATTGAAACTATGAAGCGTCGTGGGATAGTTGTTATTATCTCTGATTTCAAGACTACTGGTTATTGGCGGGAATTGACCTTACTGGCTCGTAAACATGATGTTATTGCTATTAGAATCACTGATCCTATAGAAGAAGATTTTCCTCCAGTAGGAGCTGTTTCTTTGGTCGACCCTGAATCTGGTCATTCCTTATTCAGTTGGGGCCGAAACAGAAAGTTCTGTAAGGAATACCATGATTATTGGGCTCTTAACACAATAAACTGGCAGAGAGAATGTCGAAAGCGCCGTGTTGATACAATGATTCTATCAACAGCCGATGATCCTGCACAAAAGCTCATCCAATTCTTTGAACACCGGAGATCTAAGTGA
- a CDS encoding AAA family ATPase has product MDKREQERQLLEATKLLNEVREEMSRRVIGQDRMIDGLLMGIIAGGHVLIEGVPGLAKTLAVKTFSEVMDAGFKRIQFTPDLLPADLIGTMIFKQQTGEFIPRKGPIFSNVILADEINRAPAKVQSALLEAMQEGQVTIGENTFKLPSPFFVLATQNPIEQEGTYQLPEAQLDRFILKLRIEYPSHQEELEILRMVVDEPAIPPRVKKVLNSSTLASIKEAVKNVTVDERIEAYIVSIIAATREKDRKQYPFARFLEFGASPRATIYLYRCARIRAVFEGRTYVLPEDVKAVSYDVLRHRIVLSYEAEAEGMSPDDVITHLLSAVSVP; this is encoded by the coding sequence ATGGATAAAAGAGAACAGGAACGACAGTTATTAGAAGCAACCAAATTGCTTAATGAGGTTCGTGAAGAAATGTCACGAAGAGTTATAGGACAGGACCGCATGATTGATGGTTTGTTAATGGGAATTATTGCTGGGGGCCATGTCTTGATTGAAGGTGTCCCGGGTTTAGCAAAAACTTTAGCCGTAAAAACCTTTAGTGAAGTGATGGACGCTGGTTTTAAACGTATTCAGTTTACTCCTGACCTTCTTCCAGCCGATTTAATCGGTACTATGATCTTTAAGCAGCAAACGGGTGAGTTTATTCCCCGTAAAGGTCCTATTTTCAGTAATGTGATATTAGCTGATGAGATCAATAGAGCTCCTGCTAAGGTTCAATCGGCTTTATTAGAAGCGATGCAGGAAGGGCAGGTCACAATTGGTGAAAATACTTTTAAACTCCCCAGTCCTTTCTTTGTACTAGCGACGCAAAACCCCATTGAACAAGAAGGTACTTATCAGTTACCTGAGGCTCAATTAGATCGTTTTATATTAAAATTACGTATTGAATATCCCTCTCATCAGGAAGAATTGGAAATACTCCGTATGGTAGTGGATGAGCCTGCTATTCCTCCCAGGGTTAAGAAAGTCCTTAACAGCAGTACTTTAGCATCTATCAAGGAAGCCGTTAAGAATGTTACCGTTGATGAGCGTATAGAAGCTTATATTGTGTCCATAATTGCAGCTACAAGAGAGAAAGATCGCAAGCAATATCCCTTTGCCCGCTTCCTGGAGTTTGGCGCTTCTCCCAGAGCCACCATTTATTTGTACCGTTGTGCAAGGATTCGAGCTGTATTTGAGGGCCGAACCTATGTTTTACCTGAAGATGTCAAAGCCGTATCTTATGATGTTTTGCGTCACCGAATTGTTTTAAGTTATGAAGCCGAAGCGGAAGGAATGTCACCGGATGATGTCATCACACATCTATTGTCTGCTGTATCGGTACCCTAA
- a CDS encoding Smr/MutS family protein, giving the protein MSKNSDFGDILDQWIKTSTSQKPVLPTKNSKTKKAAKHEQMMDWIDRNPIHDKDAGLTPQVRNTSPHPEKWKVEDVIDLHGYTAKEAEAKLAKFLLRSKRKGYRKVYIIHGKGKHSQEEGVLKDMVRRYLEKSTLIGKTGHPPNKDGGTGVTWAALR; this is encoded by the coding sequence ATGAGTAAGAATAGTGATTTTGGTGATATCTTGGACCAGTGGATTAAGACTTCTACTAGTCAAAAGCCAGTACTACCTACTAAGAATAGTAAAACAAAAAAAGCTGCCAAACATGAACAAATGATGGATTGGATCGATAGAAATCCTATACATGACAAAGACGCGGGACTCACTCCTCAAGTGAGAAATACCTCGCCCCATCCTGAGAAATGGAAAGTTGAGGATGTAATTGATCTTCATGGATATACTGCCAAAGAGGCGGAAGCAAAGCTTGCTAAATTCCTATTACGTTCCAAACGTAAAGGATACCGTAAAGTCTATATCATACATGGAAAAGGGAAACATTCTCAGGAAGAGGGCGTACTTAAAGATATGGTACGGCGGTATTTAGAAAAGTCGACCCTTATTGGTAAGACCGGGCATCCCCCCAATAAAGATGGGGGAACTGGTGTTACCTGGGCTGCACTTCGTTAA